From one Argopecten irradians isolate NY unplaced genomic scaffold, Ai_NY scaffold_0205, whole genome shotgun sequence genomic stretch:
- the LOC138312099 gene encoding uncharacterized protein yields the protein MDGGNCTICVSGYFGRSCTQVCPSDCKNNVCTLHDGQCIEHLTDTASESDSEHIAIYAVLGTLLGISICCNIGLIVFHLRHSKKMKSSPETHRTNYESRNYQELDVTKVESVKSVYDTIQ from the exons ATGGATGGCGGCAATTGCACTA TATGTGTTTCGGGTTATTTCGGACGTTCCTGTACCCAAGTGTGTCCATCTGACTGTAAAAATAACGTTTGCACCCTACATGACGGACAGTGTATTG AACATTTAACAGACACAGCTTCTGAATCA GATAGTGAACATATCGCTATCTACGCTGTTCTAGGAACACTGCTAGGAATTTCAATCTGTTGTAATATCGGATTAATAGTGTTTCATCTACGACATTC GAAGAAGATGAAATCGTCTCCAGAAACACACC gtACCAATTATGAAAGTCGCAATTACCAGGAATTAGACGTGACAAAAGTCGAGAGCGTCAAAAGTGTTTACGATACCATCCAATGA